ATCCACATTCAGATTGCTAATATATGAAAACCACTGGAATTATGCTAGTATGTACAAATTTATGAGAAAGCAGTTTAGACTAAAAGActaaatttctttattaaaaaaaacatgtagggCAAATTAGGCAAGATgatctttttattatatttatttgcattttattgtgATTGTCAagttaagtcaagaagcttttattgtcattttaaccatatatagctgttgcagtacaaagtgaaatgagacaacagttctccaggatcatggtgctacataaaacaaagtcagagctaaggacttagtaagtaactTACTTagtgtaggacaagacagacaagacagtgtaggacaaaagacagtgcagacaaaaaattacaagacaatacaaaaaaagacaatacacaaaagacaataaacaatattgcatgtgcagaaatactagaatgaacacagtgttattgTGATAAATTTCCTCGTATTTATATGTTCTATTTTAATAATGTAACTTGAGGTCCAGAAGTGAATATGATAACAGCGGTGACCCTGATCACTGAGGACCCAATAAACAGAACCTGGAACTAAATGTTATAGAAACATGAAACTTAAATTTTGTGCATTTCAGAACCAGttatatttaacaaatttaTGGCAccaaaaatggaaagaaaggtCAATGAATATCAGTAGTCAGGTGATTCTGAAATATTGACAATGGGTTTTCTTAGCAGTTGACTCATCAAACACAGTGTTGTTAAGTAAACAAGTCTTAAGAAAGTAGTCTGGATTTACATAGCTGGTTACTTATAATTAACACATTAGTTACTTGCAAAAACTTATTTCACTCAGGATAGTGGGTTGTGGAAACATGTTTATTCAAAATCAGATTAGTTATGTCCCTGTTTAGCCATTTAATCAATCAAACGAGAGCCATAATATTCATTACATATTCTGCAAAATAGATTAATAAGAAATTTCAGATGCATCAGATGAAAACAAAATCTCCTTGTGTTTCCAGTCCAGACCAATTCAGTCTAGTACAGACTCTATTTCCCATTGCGAGAATCTTTATTACTGTCTTAAACTCAAATGCAATTGAATTGTATTGCATGTTCAATCCAAGAGCAAAACTTGCACAGTAGGCTACAGAATTGCACAAATCAAGAATATTTATCAGTGACCAGTATCACTGATGATCTTCCAAACGACAAGTTGCTTGTGTCACTTGTAGTGTGTTTTAGTGAGTGTCAGTTTTAGTGAACGAAGTGAACGATTGTGTAAAATTGGTGGTTTCTTTATGTTATGTGCCAGGCGTATTTGATTTATTCATGTTGCCCAGTAAGAGGTAATTTGCAAGCTTGAATAACATTATTTCCTATCTCTGGGCATTTTATGTGATATCGAAAAAACTTGCATGAAATTATGTCTTTAATCTCATCTTTCAGATCATGTAAAGGTCATATATTCTAGTGTACCTCAATAAATCATGCAACATTTTGGAATTTTAGCACAATAACAACAGTGTACAATAGCAAGTACCTTATACTGTGTTTAAGGCAAAGTCTTAATGTGTAATCCACTTAagaccagaggtgggtagagtatccaaaatctgtactcaagtaaaagtgcaagtacttatggaaatatttactcaagtaagagtaaaagtaacaatcttaatagttacttgagtaagagtaaaaagtatccgatgaaaaaactactcaagtagttagttactagttacttctcatctgattgatatgaatcaaaaaccctgattttcaaactacttggagagctttaacacacctctccttaaaagtctctttattctgctaatataaaacacaggttgaagtatgtgtgcgtgtgtgtgtgtgtgtgtgtgtgtgtgtgtgtttataaatatatatatatatatatatatatatatatatatatatatatatatatatatatatatatatatatatatatatacacacacacacacacacacacacacacacacattatatatatatatataaaaaatgtgtgtgtgtgtgtgtaaatgaatgatgtgctgggctaacctgctcttccttttaagattaatttactttattcttacctttgttacattttataagtaagtacatgcattctttaggtagggataaaacaaaatataatcccgtttttattttgtatatgttctacactttagtgaaaaaaaacttaagtgagatgtcaggatttgcatataaatgcaaaacgtcttacagcatgcaattcaatttattttgtgggacatggatatgaaaatgcagacgctTATAATGAACCTTTGTTCCTGAAcgtgttgtttgtagggttcacaggattgcacgagagcgtatatgagggaaaacattcagacagtgtgtgaaatgtagtattacgttaaggtcaaagtgcccatagttaccaaattaccatcaaataggcataattttgacacttaccgctacgtgtttttttaggttggagctggaattcttgtaagctgcgatgtctgtttgttttggtgcacacagaatgcatcgcattataaagctattatttttacatcttggagtgaaaatatagaattaatttgaggccacgggtgatctgcctttgataaagcgcaaacgtcttcctctgcttcaaccatcatcttccaactaaaggCGCGCTAAGCTTCAGCGGGAGATGTGCAGAATACTCTCGCGAAGCAGCCTCTCCAACGtctttaaaaagtaaattttaaatgcatttgtcaaatgaaacaaaatctgTTAATGGGAtcctaaatggaaaaaaaatcctaaatggAAAAATTGGCATAATAGTAACTCATAAAACTTGCATATAGatgatattttaatgttttaaactctCTTTATAaccacacacccaacacactaAATTTAGGAGGGCTGATGACATTTTAACAGCATTATTTTattccacagagacacagaggggcAGAATGTACAAGCGTGAATGTGTTAAGCAATGGCATAAATGAAAAGCTCTGTTCTCCTCAACttaatgtgatttttgtttattattattatttaatatttattagtagtattttttattagtattgTGGATTTAATGCAAGTTAAGTtacattttctctttgtctatctctctaGCCTGTGCTGTGATGGGTGTTTGGAATTGTGTGACTGTGAAGCCATTAAATATCGCTGCAGGAGTCTGGATGGTGTGagtgtacaaacatacacacacccacattatTATATGTGGCATTTAGCAGGTTCTTCTCACTTAGGGGAATGTATTTATCTTCTGTTTATGATCACACTGCTTGTGTATTTGCAGGTTGACAGCATGTGTGTTGTTCATCTGTGAAGTCCCATTCTGCTGTCAGTTTGTGGAGTTTGCGAATGCTGTAGCAGAACGAGCAGACAGGATGCGACCCTGGCAGAAAGCAGTGCTTTACTGTGGGTCAGTGTGGATTAACATGCTCAAGTGTGTAAGAGAGATGAACTAATGAAATTGGGATGGAATGAAGAAATAGTTTATGGTAGTGCCTTGTAGTCTTTGATTTGTTGGGCTGCTTGGATACTGTCCCAAATGAGCCTAAACCTCTGACCCATAAGTCACTGTATAAATGCTATACTACCACTGTGAAGAGTGAAAAGCTAAAACTGTGTTAGTGAAAAAGTGTCTAAAAGTGTCTTTCACCCTGGAGAAAATTAAACATATGCTATAGTCTCTTGCATAGATATGGATTGTGGAAAATGCATATATTCTATAGCATATATGTGAAAGAACCTGATATGAATGATTAATTATAGCTTTGTCTCTTTATCAGGATGGCGCTGTTTCCTGTATTTCTCGGGCTGTCTTTGACCACGCTGTTTGGGAATTCTATCGCCTTTGCTACAGGAGTACTTTATGGACTCGCTTCCCTTGGAAAGAAGTAAGAGTTTACTTGATATAGAATCATTTATACATTTGCAATTCTGAATTATATTCTGCTGTGAATATGAAATACTCACATATtctttgtcctgtttgtctCATGGCCAAATCAAAACATTTGATGCTTTTTAACAAATTATTCACAATTAAAACATGATTTGcacataaaaaaagatattcTTTTTGACCTACTCCAGATGTGTCCCTGTCTAATACACTGACTCATTGACATACTTACCCCCAATATGTATGTCTCTGCCTTCTTCTGTGTCGTTCTCtcccattttctttttttaaggggGGATGCGGTTAGCTACGCTCGGCTGCAGCACCAGAAACAAGCTGATGAAGAAAAACTTGCTGGCACGACAGATGGCTCAGTTCCGTGACTCCTCCCCCTTTTTCCGTTAACTCTCATACTTCTACCTCTCCtatcactctctccatctctctgtttgAGATATcatgtgatttatatttatgctaGATTTctaaatttctatatttatttttttggtgtttttctgTTGCAAGGTTGCTTTGGACATGCTGGGCTGTTGTGCAGTAaagttttccttttatttattcaaaatacaTGATTCGGACACTAAACCAACCGTATATCCAGAAACctgaacagaaaagcagaatGCATGTTAATGACTTACTCCCAGTTCTCCTTCATATTTGCTCTATTGCATTCTGCAGCTGTGGGGAGTTGGGAtgagtgggattttttttttactagagtAGAATAGCTATTTCTTCAGGaagttatttataaaattcTGAATTTACTTTGTCCTTGAGTGAAAGCTCATAGTAGATTAAGGCAACCTAGATCAAGATGATTGCATGTTAAATATGAAAGATGGAAAagtgttttatgtttgtgtatacatgcgTTTCTGTCAAGAACCAAACACAATGCAGtgataaaaaaagaatcttCTGAACGGGAATGGGGTGTTTAAATGAAACTAGTGATTTTGACATAGGATGGGTGGAAAAACACTCAAGTTCAACATATTCAAGTGGGTAGTAATAAAATTTTTTCCAATGTACcacacatttttaatgtgtACTCCTGCTCTGGCACACCTGATTCAACTAATCAGTTAATTCTAAAATGATTAATTCCATAAATCCTTAGTTACAATGTACAGAATATACCACCCCGTTTAAATGGAGCATAAGAACACTAAAGCATTGGGATACATCTAGAACACTGAATTGCTAGTGATTGAATTACAACCCATCACATGTTCAAGCCTGAAAATACAGTCAAAAAAACCAATGCTAAGAAGAGAAGGGTAAGGCAAAACTAAGCAGGCTCTCCCAaattaaacagaacacacaatTCACAGTTGCAGcagaacaaaataaagcatAACAGAAGCCTATTTAACCAGAGCCTAGTAACCAGAATGCCTATTTTAGGAACAAAAACACTAACTGTACTTTACTTATGCTTTCGAAAACACACCAGCATTAAAGCTTTTTTTGAAATTAGGGCTAGTTTTAGGTCAAAGTTTacttggattttgttttggtttaaatCCTGGTGGTGGGGAACCCTTCTAATAATGCATGCTGGAGGtagaagtaaaaacaaaataaacccaCCTGTTTTAGGGCTAGACGATTCagtccttttttcctcaatccTCTAGTTACTTTGGTAGAGCCAAAGTAAAATTAAACAGCCATCCACAAAAGATACCAAACCAAGTAAATATACAATTTATGTTTGCAATCCATGCCATCAACCCAGAACACACTATTCCAAAACAAATGCTAAAGTtagacacagtaatattttctATGGCTGCCTTACCTCAGTTTGCTACAGAGGCCAAAAGGAAAATGATAGTTCATAAAACAGGTTGGTTTAGTCATCATGAAATGCACATCTGTGACTGCATCACAGTAATTACATTCTATGTTAAtaaaccagttttttttttgttgcttagcaacaaaaTCAAACTAACCAAATTGCATGGCAAAAGACTAACTTATTGtgattagtattaataataaatgaaatttgtCAGTGAACACTGGATTTTATCATATTGTTTTTGGGTAAAATGGCTCTCTTATGAAATCTTTAGAGATCGTATGCCTTCTGGCTTATTGCTTTACTTGGATgttaatttttcatttcaaaagcCATTGATTTCACTATTAAACTAATACAGGTGCACCTCAATTAATTAGAATGTCGTagaaaagttaatttatttcagtaattcaattcaaatagtgaaacttgtgtattatataaattcagtacacacaggctaaagtagtttaagtctttggttctctTAATTGTGATGGTTTTGGCTCATCTCATTTTGGCTCATATTTtaatatggtgacatgccaatcagcttcagtctgtgtgtactgaatttatataatacacaagtttcattatttgagttgaattgctgaaataaatgaacttttccacgaatattctaatttattgagatgcacttGTAAAACAGCTTTTAGTAACTTTAGGTAGTAATTAACATGGCAATTCAGGTTCTCTGCTGGTGTACATCACTGTTAAAAGATTCATTGAGCTTGGCCATCTGCTTCTTTTTTCAGTAGGTCATGTTCTAGTGCATGTGCTAGAGGAACAAATGCATTTTGACAGAATTCCAATGTTCAGCAAAGTTAAACCAATCCCCCAAGGTTAACCTGACTCAACATGACTATGCTATTTGAAGCTAGATATTGACCATTTCATGTTAAAAATTACAATActaaatatatagatttaagATTTACACAACTTGGTGACTGAATGTTACCCAGCAGCAGAAATATCTGTATCAATTGAAGATTTAGCAGTGGAGCTGTATCTAAATTTAAACTGGTAATGACTAACCTACAGCTCATTATCAAATTTTGGAAGTACTTTTCTTCAGATAGATTTACTTTACCTAGTAGTTTTGTTCTTTATGAAATTAAATCTcactaaagacatttaaaaatactGTCTGGAAAGAATGCTTTCTGCAACATTTCCACGTACAATAATACAACATTACTTGCATATGCAGATTTCATGCCTTTTAATAGAAcgaatttaagaaataaaacaaactgttaGACATAGCTCCTACTGGgtctaaaatacaaatatatgttGTATGCATACACATATATGTGGAACATTTCCAAAGTTCAGCACTGGAGGAATACCAGTGTAATGACCATATTATTCACTTGCAGTCATCTGTGAAGTAACGTGGAAATTCTTTGATTTTTAAATTCAACCCAAAATTATATGACATGACAGATGTTACTAATTATAAGACTTACAAAACTGTTAATAGTTGTTTACTGATGGAAACACTTATCACTTGGAAAGCTTCTTTCATTTACTTCCAGTTTCAGCTCCATTTCATTTGCTCTGTTTTCAAGTTAGCTTTTGCTCTGGGCTTCCGAGAGCTTTTCTGGCTGGTGGTCCTTCCCCTGCTGGATTTAAGCTCTGCCTCCCACTTTTTCTTCACCAGTGTGTATAAACGCATGGTGGCCTGAGCATCCTGGACCTATGATGCATACATTCAGGCATGCACGTAGACAAAGCCTATTGTTAATAATATATGTTATAAGTTCACAGCTCCCTTCaaaaatttttttcaaaaaaaaaaaagctggtgcTCCTGACAGACAGTatgaatgtactgtaaatagAACTAAAGAGGTACATACAGATGAGTGCTCTCCCTGCTGTACTTGAACGTTCAGAATCTCCTGACACAAAACCCTCAATGCAGGACGTCCACTCTGTTTATGCAAAATAGTAAGGGggcattttcaacatttttatcaTCAAGCTCAGTAAAAACTATTTGAATTATGTTCAGAAAACTGTCATCACCTTTACTATCTTCCTAAATGGTTTGTACTTCTGAGTGTCTCTTGTATTTCTTTTTGGGTGATCCAATAATAAAATctatatgaaagaaaaataaaaatcttgtgACAATGACTTACTTTCATATTCAACATACATTCAGCCTGAACTCaatagtacagtatatggcACCTTTAGGTCATTATGGATGGCATGTCCCACTAATATTCGTCCCTCCAGAATCTTAGCCACTTCCTGTTGTACAGTTTTAAATATCTCTCCTGTAAAACATGcagtagaaataataattattcacacaaacacaggggtTAAACGTTCTAAGTCAATATTATGACTTGCTTAATTTCATCAGTAAAAAtgcaatgattttatttatcatttttttcacctaaataacctaaataaaaattgtaatggCAATATTGTGTTGGCATTTTTATGAAGTATAAATGTTCACAACAATTAATCATATAGCATATGTGATGAATTGGATGTTCACAAATTTCccatttttacttttcatttattatttattaaaagtacattttaataaaaagtaaaagatgATACTCATAACAATAAGATGATTAGGATATATGACCATCCGGGTGATGGTGATAATGTGATTGCTTAATATTTTATGAcgctaaaaaaataatttcttttgctCACCGTGTTCAATGTCAGCAGGCCGAATGCCGCTCACAGCTGTCCTGTAGTCAGTGACTTTCTCTGTTGGTTTAACATATTTGTCATAAACACACTTGCCAAAGTAGTTGACGATGGAGACACGTGCCAACATGCTCTCTTCTCCTCCAGTCCCCACCCCTACCATCTCACAATCCATAGCAATGGCGTGTGTCAATCTGTCAATCATGATAATcagcaaagaagaaaaagaaaaataactagAAAATAATGACTGTTAGGGTAGCATGGCTACAAATACCAGAACAGAGAgcataaagaaaaatatgattGTCCTTTCATCAGTTACTGTTCTATGCACATAAATGTTAGAAAGAGGAGCAATAAGATAAAAAAGATTCTACAAATTGTGACAACTAAATCATCTTTTGCCACCATAGGTTATCCCGGCAGTCTGCATTTTGAAACACTGCTCCTGACAACCAAACCCGAAAAGAAGTGATGGAGCTGCTTTATGCAAAGAGTTAACACTGTACTTAATAACAATACTAACTAAAGGATACTAACTAAAAGACTAGCTTGTCTTCTTCCAATAAGAAATAGCAGAAGACAAGCCAATAGGACTTTCAGATTTCATGCCAGGAAAAACAGCTGAATTGGCATAATTTTCTTCTTTACCCATCGCAAGTGCTCCTCTTGGCCAGCAACTGTTCCGTGCTCTGTATAATTTTGGCATCTGTTTTAGTTATGCCACTCCTCTTCCTCACAATGTTAGCAGCCTCCATGCCGACAGCAGCCTCAATGTCATCAGGGTCGATGTCATCAAACCAGATATCTGCCCTTATCAAGAAAATAGAAGGCTAATTAGCAGTTTTCCATTGGATGTGTAGCATGGCGTGGCATATCACTGGCTGGAACATTTTCTCTATCAACACAAAAAAATTCAGTGGTAGGCAAGTGTGCACGGTTTCTCACTCTTTTCAAGGCTCATTGTTCTGGTAGATTAAACTATGTAATGTACTATATTCTAGTTGGAGAACAAATGACAAATGGCTTCCTGTTCACTCTGGGATTGGCCCAACAAAACACATTCTGTTTGActgcttgtgtgtttttataaatgaattggTCTTAACGTCTTAAGTATGTCCACTATACCATCAAgtttgcttctttttattttcatgcatgctgcacaaaaacaaacctactgttttattttgcttaaattaaaactaaaattttgcttatttttcttaGAATTGCTAGCACTTATTTTGAGTctgaagaattattattattttgagtCTGAAGAATTGACAGATGATTCTGgcaaaaaaagagtaaaatataGAACTGTCTGATGACTAATATTTCCTACATTAATAAAAGTGCAGCCTATTTTCTTATGTATATTGGATTCTGAATACATCTTatattttttggatttttaatatattttacgTGACCATTGTTTACTGACCCAAAATATTACCATGTACATCCAGTTAAGGACCATAAATGTTTTGACATATAAATGGCGAACATGAACTCACCGATGCTTAGATAATTTACTCATATTGTAACAGgttaaaaacacaaagcaatAGTAATTCTAATTAAAGTAATAGTATCAGTATAAAGGCTCTTTCTATTTGTTGTCTTTAGGCTTCTATTTAGCATGAATACATACTCTGTTGgctttttttctgcttcttcaatgttcttccttttgtctgtctgtttcttttgttgtcCTTCTGCATCATTCATTTTCCTCTTCTGAGATTTGTGCTGTTTAGGATGATTCCTTCTTTGTTCAATTCCAGCCACTTCAGATCCCTGCAGTTTTGATTGATTTACGTTTTTATGAGCTGGtatatttgtttcttctttgGCCCACTGTGCAGCTTTGTGAGACTCTTTAACTGGTAAAGAATTAAGCTTCTTTGCATTTGTATTCTTTTCTGAGTTGAGCACCTGcaatacacagaaacaccaaCAAATTATAAAAGACATGCAGTCAGTCAGAAAATACTATTCTTTTTGTGCCCAGTCTGTTGGCAttgatgttaaaatattattattatctgctaTGTTTGAACTActatattgttactattattagaaatattattttaaataataataataatatagtaataataataataat
This genomic interval from Tachysurus vachellii isolate PV-2020 chromosome 17, HZAU_Pvac_v1, whole genome shotgun sequence contains the following:
- the rexo4 gene encoding RNA exonuclease 4, coding for MSKVQIKQPTTNNQTTLYKEKAKAGKKRKYFYEHMEPKPKEVKKHVFLPPRNAADFSANWKSLHMVLNSEKNTNAKKLNSLPVKESHKAAQWAKEETNIPAHKNVNQSKLQGSEVAGIEQRRNHPKQHKSQKRKMNDAEGQQKKQTDKRKNIEEAEKKPTEADIWFDDIDPDDIEAAVGMEAANIVRKRSGITKTDAKIIQSTEQLLAKRSTCDGLTHAIAMDCEMVGVGTGGEESMLARVSIVNYFGKCVYDKYVKPTEKVTDYRTAVSGIRPADIEHGEIFKTVQQEVAKILEGRILVGHAIHNDLKILLLDHPKRNTRDTQKYKPFRKIVKSGRPALRVLCQEILNVQVQQGEHSSVQDAQATMRLYTLVKKKWEAELKSSRGRTTSQKSSRKPRAKANLKTEQMKWS
- the cacfd1 gene encoding calcium channel flower homolog produces the protein MSSEEAAAANKNTDGDGMSWWYRWLCKTAAVLGGISCAVMGVWNCVTVKPLNIAAGVWMVLTACVLFICEVPFCCQFVEFANAVAERADRMRPWQKAVLYCGMALFPVFLGLSLTTLFGNSIAFATGVLYGLASLGKKGDAVSYARLQHQKQADEEKLAGTTDGSVP